The DNA sequence CTTCAACTCATCACATAGAAGCTGGTGTGTCTGATGAATTTCTGCAGAGTTGCCTGACCCCCAATTTCAAGTTTTGGAAAACCAATGTTGGCTCGGACAAGAGAACACCTCCTATATTGCAGGTTCATGATGACCGAGTGGGTCAAGGGATGTTAACCCTGCAGAATCCTAGAGTCTTTACTCAAAATGAATTGAGGGACGTGTTAGGAGTAGAAAATCATCAAGTGAAGTTTGTTCATTGTTGCTCAGCAGCATATGATTCAGATATTAGCAATGCTGCATCAGATTGGTCGCCTTCGACGTCTCAAAAGATTTTTTTGCTGCAGCTGTTGTTCGGATTAGTTTCCGGAGATTTTCCTGATTGTATTATGCATGATTGCCAAAAGGGCATTCAGGTTGGGTCGTTTGTTGCCTCTTTGTGCTCGAGGGAAGAATGTCCGAGCAGCAACGTGGATGCACTACATTTTCGCTGTACATGGTCGGTGACTGAGGAGGAACTTGCTTGGAAAGTTATTTCACTAGTGAAGAATGTCAAGTTGAGCAGGGAAAGCACTTGATTATTTCTGAAATTTTTGATGGATTCTTGTGACATTATTTAAAGCTCCAGTGTTCTtgatacaaaagaaaaaacaaacttgAAGGAATCTACTTTTATGATCATTGATTTAGTGTCACTTCATCCTTGTTTGTCTTAGCTTATTCTACATTTGCTTTATCGAAATCAAGTTCAAGAATATGTTgaaaatatgcttttcagGTTGAATTAAGAAATTCCTGGCAAATGTTAAACATGAAAACAATGTTTTATGTTATGTATAAAAATGATGGTTTACTGCTCCGTTATGATGGTTTAAATTATACATCCCATTAACTTTATctcaatcatattttattataaaattactcTATCTTAAATTCTcaattatgttttattataaaattgatagcAAATGTGTAAAAATAGGCTCACCCTCCattgtatttttcaattcactccttccgtcccggctaagataaCACATTTCTTAGCTGGCaagggattttaggagttattgattaaaatgtttaattgaagagagaaaaagttagGGTAAGTGTTAAAAGTAgagatataaagaaaaatgaatattttaataggagtgaaaaaaaagtggttgagtgtgagagaaagtttccaaaaaaggaaatgtgtcatcttagggcatccgcaatggggtggacgatgcgacggacgtaTCATCCGCCACTGCAgcatcgcggacgatgggttaCCCATAGTCCGCGCCCGAtacatcgtccgcggacgatgcgcggaggatacccatcgtccgtcgcatcatCTGCCACTGTGGACGACGCGGACGATGTGACGCGTTtccgttttttttaattttattaaattttcaaaacctatatattcatctcatttcacttcatttttcacttcacTCTTCACTCTCAAATTCACTACATTTTCTACAAGCAAAATGGATTCCGGAGATTATCcgaatagtccgatgttcgGTGGTGCACGATGGCCGGGTACAGAACCCGACGAATACCGGCCATTCGACACCAACGCCGAGTACGATCCCGACTTCAGCACCGATTCGTACGGGCTGTCCGACATGGAGCCTACCACGGACCACCGCCCATCCTCCGCCGCCGCACCTCGCCTCCGCCCCTCCGCCGCCACGTCTGGGCCCGCCACCAAGAAGAAGCGGACCAAGGCACGAGTCCAGAAGTTGTCTACCACAGAGGTGTGTGAAGAGTTCGCCCCGGGAAGGACGAACTACTCCGATCCCGAATCCATCGTCTTGAcgagatgttggattgatgtTTCGGACGGTGTACGCCAACAACCAGAAGGTGACTGCGTATTGGGAGCACATCGCCGAGAAATACAACGCAGCCAAGCCGGCGAACGCGTACAAGCGCCACAGGGAGCAGCTCCGCAAGCACtgggatcaaataaagaagcaggTAAATTTGTTCGCGGGGGAGTACGAGAAGTGCGAGAGGAGCAGGGCGGTGGCGAGAGTCTCGCGGATGTGCGGGACAAAGCGATGCAGCCGTACATTTCATTGTACGGCGATTTCAAGCATTACCAGTCCTGGGTGCTGTTGAGGGACAAGCAGAAGTTCGTTGGTGGTATGATTCCCCAATCGACGGCGGCGAGGAAGAGGGCGTCGAAGCGCACCCTCGATGATTATACAAGTAGCGATAGCGGCGCGTCTCCAATGGACCTCAACAGTCCGGTGTTCGATGATGAGAGTTCCGGCACACCGATGTCCTCCCGGCGTCCCCCTGGCGTCAAGGCtgccaagggcaagggcaaggccaCATCATCCTCCGCCGCGCCGCCTGACCAGGCCCCGTCGCCGACCCCGAGTTCGACGCCGTCCGCGACTTCGACTCGGCCCATGCGTACGCGGATTTGGCGGCCTCCTCCGACTACCGGACGTTGTTGGACGCGCACACCGCCCTCATGCAGGCGACCAACCCAGCTCAAATCGAGGGCATCCAGCGGATGATCGATGGTCTCAGCCGCAAGTTGGGACTTCTCTAGACTAgcctttttttgtatttagtgctttttttttatttcttattttgtaacttttttttaattaagtaaatttagaatttccctttaattgtgttgtttttatatgtttatttttctttttacatttgcaaacataaaaatataaatttcaaataatagataaaatgcttagggtgtcgcttagggcgggctatagtccgccccactgcaggtggaataggaggaggataaaatactgatgtggcggtgcatagggcgtcgcttagggcgtcccattgtggatgcctttagttgggataaactaaaaaggaacacgtgtcatcttaagcggaacggagggagtatatttttaaaatttatgtcaagTCAAATTGAACCTACTACTATTCAAGGATGGgaagagtattttttttatacgtTAAAAcgtactctctccatcccgaCTAAGATAAAACATttcttagccggcacgggattttagaaattataggttaaagtgtttaattgaagagaaaaaaggtgggtgtaagtattaaaatagagagagaaaaaaagatgaatattttcatactagtgggaaaaagtggttgggtgtattaattggagaaagagagttttcaaaaaatgaaatgtgtcatcttaatgggtgttagtattaaaatatagagagaaagaaaattgaatattttaatacgagtGAGAGAAAGTAGTTGGGTGTATtcattggagagagaaagttttcaaaaaatgaaatagagcaaactaaaaaggaaaaacgtATCATATTAATCGGGATAAagggaatattatttatttgtactcctactatttttatgagatgaaaacggtactataaataaaagaaatttaacaaaatgaaatccTCAAAGGTGGGCTTTGCCCAAAAACCCTCGCAGCGAAAATACCGAGAATACCCCTCAACGGAACCCCCAAATCTAGTTAAGTGCTTCCACTCTCAGTTCCAAATCCCCCTTCCAACATCTATACTGCTCAGCTCTAGCACGAGAAATCACCGGAAATTCGCAACAGAAAATGGCGTCGGCGTTGCGATCCGCCATTCTCCGCCACATTAGGGTCCCCGTAACCCAATCCTTTGCCCTAAACGGATCCCGCCTCGCGACCGTCCGATCGATGTCGTCCCACGGCGACGATCACCTCGACAAGCAGGCAGTTATTGACCGAGTTCTCGACGTCGTCAAGAGCTTCCCCAAAGTCGATCCATCCAAGGTCTACGTTTCTTCAATTATtcgattattttaataattttccGTAATTAGAATGTCAAGCATTTTGATTGCCTCGGTGATGTTTCTCGATTTGTATGAACGGAAGTTTTGAAATAAGGTTATCGTTGTGTATGATTTGTTTGGCAAGGTTGGGATGCGTTGTGTTATGTAATTCTATAAtctttgtttatgtttatatattggtGAATGGAGATATAGTAAATAGAGATACGGAGCTCTAGGAATGAATATGCTGGATTTATATCAGGTGATTCGGATTGCCTGATTTATATTGTAGTAGCTGATTTCGGCACAAATTCCTTGTCATATTTATAATCACTCATTAATAACGTGTTGATATCATTTCAATTACtacttattttaatgtttagatgtttatatttattggaTACATTGATATTTCATAGTGATTCATGTTTACTTCTGAGCGGTGTGGACGGGGATGTTAAAACTAGAAAGGGGGTTGTAATTCACTGGCAATGAAGCATGTGTAGACTTCTCTTGGTTTGTTTGATGGTAATGCAGTTTGTTAGCTGCATTTGTGTGCTCTGATTAGCAGATAGGAACGATAGTGACTGTTGAATACAATAAAAGCTTCTTCCTGTAACTTTCCCTCCATGTTTTTCAAAAGAAGCTGAAAACTTTGGATTCTAGTACAATCTCTTGGAAGTGACCAATAGATTCTTAAGTCATCACCAAtcgtattttttttactatcaTGCAAGGAGGAAGAAGTGAACAGAATGTAGTTTCGATTTGAATGATGCTTATTAATCCAAATTGTGCTTCATATTAATAGGTCGCCAATGTTGTTGAAATGATACAAAATGCTACAGGCACATAATGATGGTTTGATTGTTAATCCTAGACTTCACTTGAAGTATGGCGGGATACTGATGATTTGTCTATATGTAAAAGTGTTCAAACAAACATATGTACACTGTGGGAGTATCTTTGAAATGAACAGAAAACTCTCATATCTGATTTTTACCATGCTGTATTGTGGGAGTGTACTGTTTTACTACTGGATCTGAATAGGTATTGGCTCGAAATGAAAACATGTGACTTCTAATCAGAAAGCTGTACTCTGTTTTAAATAGGAATAAACAATACTTGTGCTGCTTGTTATAGATTTGCAATTGAATGGCTTCTTCACTTGTCATTCTGTTGTGTGTGCACATGCAGGAACTTCTGCATATAATTAAGTTCTTTATTTGATCGATTGATTCAAATGTTGATAAAAGTATGCTATTTAGTCTTTTCACAATTGGTTCAAACACAATGAATTGACCTTATTATCGTTTATTTCATACCACATCAAGGATCATTTCTTTGAAGTAGCAATTTTCGTAGAAACCATCATAATTTACATTTCTGAACTTTGTTGAGTAatctttaatcataaattttgtgttttttctgGAGCTTCTCGTTCAGATTTAAGTCAGGATTATACCTCTTACACTCTCTGTCAAGTATTAGCATTTTTCTAAAGGAATTCGATGATCTGCATTTCAATGTCTATCATCCTGATATGCCATGCTGGGAATAATAGCTGAAGTCTGACTAGTTTCTTTTCTAATAACTTCAGGTGACTCCCGATGTTCATTTCCAAAAGGATTTGGGTCTGGATAGCTTAGACAATGTGGAGATTGTGATGGCTATCGAGGAAGAGTTTAAGTTGGAAATTCCGGACAAGGAAGCTGATAAGATCGACTCATGCCATCTTGCAATTGAATACGTTCATAACCATCCTATGGCTAGCTAAGATATGCAATGTTCCATAGTTTGGTGTTTTGATAACTTAAAAGCATGTATCCATCCGTCTTTGCACGGGAAATAATTTAGTTGTGCTTGAGATAAGATATCCCTGAGCTGGGGTTGAATGTTGGTGCCTAGTCTCTTCTTGTATTGTTTTTCCTAAGCTCATGTTACCCTCTGCTCTGCTGCAGTGAcgattaaacaaaattattggCACAAAATTACATCTGTTGCCAATTTGGCACATCCTTAATTTACTCCCCTTGTATTCTTTACCTAATTTTACATCTAATTTCTGGTACTTACCTTTCTGAAACTTCTTGTTTAtggttaaatttaatttcttataagGAGTATTCAACTTCTTCATAAATAACATGTAGTCCTAAATTTATGCTCTCAACTTTCTTTGTGTACGTTTTTATGTTTGTACTGCCAAAGTCATAAGTTGGAACCTAATCTTTGCAACATTTAGGCTATCAAATCCTCATTTAATATGGAAGTTGGAACCTAATCTTTCTTAAAAAATTCCGGGTGACATTTTCTGACATAGAATTTCTTGCAATGTATGCAGAGTTTCgagagttttcaaaattttagaaaaaaaaatgaggattttgatgataaaaaaattttgaaattttttgggaGCTCTGACCAGGATGAGTGGATAGTTCTggaaattatgataattttgaaatcaaaagttggatgcatgaacaaaacaaaaataagtaCAACATAAACTTCTCAATTTGACTTTGTTTATTTTGGGTGGAGAGGTGAGAGGTTTAGAGGCAAATAAGTGAAAagcaaattttcaattctcaAAAGATAAAAGAGGGTTTCTCCCCCATCCAAATAGAGGAGAATCTTTTATTGAATTAGACCTCATATAGTCACCATTGTCATTACTCAAGAATTCCTGTCTGAACTAGGCTATAACAATACATGCTACTTGTTGCACTCCGAGTTAAGCTTAGTCTTGTTTCCTTCTCCAGTGTGTAAGATGACTAGTCGACAATAGCCAGCAAGTCGCCAGCTTTGCAGAAACAGTGCCTTGTGTCTGTTCCCAGATCAACCTAGTAGTAAACCAGAAAACTTTATATAATCTTCCATATGTCAAAATTACaagaatcaaatcaaaattcaaagcGAGGATTAAACTAATATAGTGTTCAACTCAGATCAACAGATCCAGAATACAGCATTCACATGGTTTGTTTGGATAGGATATCCCAGTATGCAGACAGTGAAGCATCTACAAAGATGTCATCTTCTAAAGACAAATTAATAGTGTACTAAGAAACGAACAAGTGGAGAGATTTCATGAATATGCAAACAAAACTTAGGCATTATAAACACATACCTCATGTGCGTTTATGTCAGAGAAAAGCACCTGTGCAGAaggaaatttaattagtgtGGAAACACAAACGCTTCACTTTAGGAAAAAGTAAAACAGGGTTCACAGGAAAAAAATCCGACTGGAGAAAGTATTCTAAACCACAACTGGAGATGCAAATACTTAACCACAACTGAAGATGCAAATGCTTCACTTCAGGAAAAGTGAAATGGGGTTGACAGGAAAAGCTTTCAACTGGAGAAAGCATACTAAACCACAACTTCTGAAATTTACCTTTCTTCCTGTTTGCACATCCTGAACCTCAGCTCCACGAGAGACAACCTGCACGGGAATTAGGAGAGGATGTATCTCAGTTACAAGTATAACTATTCATTAAGACATGCCTTCCAAGCAAACCGTCAACTATGAGATTAATATTCTTTACATACCTCTCCTACGAGGTAGCGCTCAAACTTCACAGCTGATTTTGGCAGCAAAACTCCGCCAGCTGATTTCTTCAGTGAAAAAAGAAACCCCATTAACCAAATGAAAAGACAATGCATTATAACGATTAATCCGTACATGTGTCATGCATATGAGCTTTGAATATTACTGCACTTTGTATCCCTAAAGTTTTTTCAAGCTCTAGACTGACTTAAAAGCGTCCACATtcagaaaatattattatgaaagATGATACGATATCCACCTTGTCTATGAAAACGAACTTATAGGGTTTGGATCATGAGGAATCCATAATATTAGCAGTCTAACTCCAATTATGTTTGACAGAATCATATTcagaatatatgaaaaaattatcaatatggTCTCTAATTCTACAACTGCATAGTATAGCAAAACGAATGCATATCAAGTCAAGTGGTTGAAAGTATAGGCCTAATTGCAATGGTGTTCAACAAAATGTATGTTATCAACATGACCTCCAATTCTACAACTGCAAAAACATATATCCTCACAAAAATGGTACTAATTGAATCTGAGAAATAATTCGTTATATCCAAGATATACTTATCCCCAAACACTTGCAATAACACAGAAGAAATCGAAGTAGGAAAAAAGAATACCTCAGGAAGCTCCTCAAGACGAATCAAAACTCTATCAGCCTGTGGCACCACCTAAAAACACAAAACCAGAATCTTTCAACCCCCATAAGAATTACAATAGCAACTCTTGCTAGCAAGGTAAAAGCTTGACTTAAGCTGTCCCTATTTCTCCCACATTGtatgaaaatattcaaattttgtaaatctTCAGTGGTAAGAATAAACAAATGttgtttcaatttcatttacaCATTAAAAAACGCACTGATTCTAATACACCGAAAGAGAGGAACCTTAGCAGGCTCGTACGTCTTTCCGATCGCATTCACTCTCAGCGAGCTCCTCCGAAGACCTGTTCAAAAATTGCAACATGTTAAAGCTGAAATGATGCTTAAATTGAAAGGAGTGAAAAAGATTCAATAAGAGTAAATGTTGGAGAAATTGAaggtgaagagagagagatagtaACCAATGCGTGTTGTATTGGAGAGGAGTTGTAGGTTAGGCTTGTTAGAGGTAAAGGGATTAGTTAGGGCAATGAATGAAGAAGACGCCATGGataaggaagaagagaagagagcTGCGGACTGCGGTAGTTGCAGTGAGGTGTTGTACTTTGCGCTGAATGTACAACTTTGACGCAGGCTATCATTTTATTGTGCCTTTAATTGGGCTTGGGCTTGGGCTTAGACATGGGcttcatttttttgtgttaaatgtaaattatattagtataattattattgtaagagaattttttttatcgggTAGTGTACTCGagcttaaaaaaaaattcaaatcactTATTCAGAGGCTATAATAAATAGagttatataaataatcaatatacttattaataattaaaagtaaaaaaaaaaaagaactaaatGTCAAAGTAATAGTTTTAGTTGTACTTTCCTCCAGTTCTAGCTCACAGTGCAGTGAGACTTGTTTAGATGAATTTTATCACCggtataaaaaattcaataattaaagttcgtgatattatacgtcaaattcaatatttgtggaaagagaatatttttaaaaaaatttcttaacaTTAGGCACCAATATCccttttttattgtattggTCCAAAAATTGTAATTGGCTAAAAgtgtatataatttcaaagCTGTAATTGTTTGCAATAATAGctgtgaaaaaataatgattttccTTTTGTAGTAGTCCAATGATTCATAGTATATGCATTATACACTAGAACAGTGCCAAATATCACTCATTTCACCTTCTTTggcaacacacacacacaaacaaaagaAGAGACATGTTAGTGACATCTCCAACAACAGTTGATGActagttttatatatacattgcAGCACCATAGTTTCATATTCCACAGATTCTAGACACACAACATATTGAGTTAGCCCTTGAAAGGTATACAAGTAGCAACTTACTAGTATGTTTTAGTATATCTACAGTTGCATTTCTATTGTGAGAATACTTGTGGGTTTGAAACGGAACACTCTCCGCGGCCCTCACAGACATCGTGTCTGCAGACTGGGCATACCCTGCTCAGCCAAAGCAAAATAGTGAGAAATCCGGGATCACACTCACAGACGCGCAAAGAGCTAAGGAATATACATACCTATTTACTTCTTTCAGCCATTTATCAATGCAAGGGGTGTGAAATTCATGATTACATGGAAGGACTCTCAGTTTGTCCCCTTCCTCGTAGTCGGCTAAGCAAATATAACACCTGTGGTTACAAAGACGATATTAGTTCACAGGCTATTTTTAATTGAGGGTAAGGAAATAAAATCTGAGATCAACCAATAAACTGCAACAAGCACAACTCCAGTTGTTGAGCCGTGATGACTTCTCTTGTCATATTCAAGGC is a window from the Salvia hispanica cultivar TCC Black 2014 chromosome 1, UniMelb_Shisp_WGS_1.0, whole genome shotgun sequence genome containing:
- the LOC125202824 gene encoding acyl carrier protein 1, mitochondrial-like is translated as MASALRSAILRHIRVPVTQSFALNGSRLATVRSMSSHGDDHLDKQAVIDRVLDVVKSFPKVDPSKVTPDVHFQKDLGLDSLDNVEIVMAIEEEFKLEIPDKEADKIDSCHLAIEYVHNHPMAS
- the LOC125213334 gene encoding 10 kDa chaperonin 1, chloroplastic-like is translated as MASSSFIALTNPFTSNKPNLQLLSNTTRIGLRRSSLRVNAIGKTYEPAKVVPQADRVLIRLEELPEKSAGGVLLPKSAVKFERYLVGEVVSRGAEVQDVQTGRKVLFSDINAHEVDLGTDTRHCFCKAGDLLAIVD